Proteins from a single region of Chloroherpeton thalassium ATCC 35110:
- a CDS encoding YhcH/YjgK/YiaL family protein has translation MIIDQLEKGKFYPYGSAWQKALEFLASLTPDSEEKKYDLMGDDLFAQVVGYQTRTKETAVLEAHRKYVDVHVLISGRERLEVISTDGLEVDKAYDESKDAELYKHTPGHTLIDLYPGNFALFFPHDAHMPSLTMGEHPESVKKVVIKIKTDLLLTA, from the coding sequence ATGATCATTGATCAATTAGAAAAAGGGAAATTTTACCCATACGGTTCGGCATGGCAGAAAGCTTTGGAATTTTTGGCTTCGCTCACGCCGGATTCGGAAGAAAAAAAGTATGACCTCATGGGCGATGACCTGTTCGCTCAAGTTGTTGGCTATCAAACGCGGACGAAGGAAACGGCTGTGCTGGAAGCGCATCGAAAATATGTGGATGTTCATGTGCTGATTTCCGGGCGCGAACGGCTTGAAGTTATCTCAACTGACGGCCTCGAGGTTGATAAAGCCTACGATGAATCAAAGGACGCGGAACTCTACAAACACACGCCTGGACATACGCTCATTGATTTATATCCGGGAAATTTTGCGCTCTTCTTTCCGCACGATGCCCACATGCCCAGCTTGACGATGGGAGAACATCCCGAATCCGTTAAAAAAGTGGTTATCAAAATTAAAACTGATTTGCTATTGACAGCCTAA
- a CDS encoding tetratricopeptide repeat-containing diguanylate cyclase, whose product MRTTGTQHTGTNSSLESVSAPFQQEIISLLADAWQKRNTHPKTSQELAEKALRLSEQHDFSKGIAESYATLAECYFWLSEYEDGIGFAEKSLALFKTLNDLSGQARAFNTLGNIYQRIGDYDAALENHTQSLKLRDELGVSSDKASSLNNLGNIYLETGDYPNALQNYMNSLQLMQEAKDARGMAGCYNNIGNIYQRLEEYEDALDYYHKCLTLTNNIKDRWIEASCLNNLGSLFHQNKDYDKALAYYHDSLEISRELEDRWGKGLLLANIGNVHLSQSENKKAHEFFIKSLLLTSEIDDTEGKIEALLGLGKLAYDGGNISEALTYLSEALSLTEEGGFQELCYRTHELLSDAYELLGDISSAYKHYKAFNEMREAYFSNEMKKKTRVLKVRYESEQNLKEKEIYRLKNEELAAAYERLRSLNRTLREANEQKSQLLEQLRVQTIALEKQTREDPLTGLYNRRYLTFLLLQEFERAKRYNSALGVAMADIDHFKNVNDTFSHQVGDEVLKIIAKIFIQNCRIIDTVARYGGEEFVFFFPETPLDKAVSASEKIRKAVANYDWNSVEKGLTVTVSIGVTANIDVPSHEKMLSLADEKLYEAKATGRNRVCY is encoded by the coding sequence ATGAGGACAACAGGAACACAACACACCGGCACAAATTCTTCATTAGAATCCGTATCAGCGCCATTTCAACAGGAGATTATCAGCTTGCTGGCCGACGCTTGGCAGAAACGAAACACGCATCCCAAAACATCGCAGGAACTCGCGGAAAAGGCGCTTCGCCTTTCCGAACAACATGATTTTTCGAAAGGGATTGCGGAATCGTATGCCACGCTCGCCGAGTGCTATTTTTGGCTTTCAGAGTACGAAGACGGCATTGGGTTTGCTGAAAAAAGTTTAGCGCTGTTCAAAACTCTCAATGATCTTTCCGGCCAAGCGCGCGCGTTTAACACGCTTGGCAATATTTATCAACGAATTGGCGATTACGACGCCGCACTCGAAAATCACACCCAAAGCTTGAAGCTTCGCGACGAGCTGGGTGTTTCTTCCGACAAAGCCAGTTCGCTGAACAATCTGGGAAATATCTATCTCGAAACAGGCGATTACCCAAACGCGCTCCAAAATTACATGAATAGCTTGCAGCTGATGCAAGAAGCCAAGGACGCGCGCGGCATGGCTGGCTGCTATAATAACATTGGAAATATTTATCAACGGCTTGAAGAATATGAAGACGCGCTGGACTATTATCACAAATGCTTGACGCTGACCAACAACATCAAAGATCGCTGGATTGAAGCTTCCTGTTTGAACAATCTTGGCAGCCTCTTTCATCAAAATAAGGACTACGACAAAGCGCTGGCGTATTACCACGACAGCCTTGAAATCAGCCGCGAGCTGGAAGATCGCTGGGGCAAAGGCCTGCTTTTGGCCAACATTGGCAATGTGCATTTAAGCCAATCGGAAAATAAAAAAGCACACGAGTTTTTTATCAAAAGCCTGCTACTCACTTCAGAGATCGACGATACGGAAGGCAAAATCGAAGCCTTGCTCGGACTTGGCAAATTGGCTTACGATGGCGGCAATATTTCGGAAGCGCTCACCTATTTAAGCGAGGCGCTTTCGCTTACTGAAGAGGGCGGATTTCAGGAACTTTGCTATCGCACCCACGAATTGCTTTCCGACGCCTATGAGCTTTTGGGCGATATTTCCAGCGCCTACAAGCACTACAAAGCGTTTAACGAAATGCGCGAGGCCTATTTCAGCAACGAGATGAAAAAGAAAACGCGCGTGCTGAAAGTGCGCTATGAGTCGGAGCAAAATCTGAAGGAAAAGGAAATTTACCGGCTCAAAAATGAGGAACTGGCCGCCGCGTATGAACGCCTTCGCAGCTTGAATCGCACGCTTCGCGAGGCAAACGAACAAAAATCGCAGCTTTTGGAACAGCTTCGCGTTCAAACCATCGCTCTTGAAAAGCAAACTCGCGAAGACCCGCTGACGGGACTTTACAACCGACGTTATCTGACGTTTTTGCTCTTACAAGAATTTGAACGCGCCAAGCGCTATAATAGCGCACTCGGCGTGGCAATGGCGGACATCGATCATTTTAAGAATGTCAATGATACGTTTTCGCATCAAGTCGGCGATGAGGTGCTGAAGATTATCGCGAAGATTTTCATTCAAAATTGCCGAATCATCGATACCGTTGCACGCTATGGCGGCGAGGAATTTGTATTTTTCTTTCCCGAAACGCCGCTTGATAAAGCCGTTTCAGCATCTGAAAAAATTCGAAAAGCGGTAGCCAACTACGATTGGAATTCGGTGGAAAAAGGCCTGACAGTCACGGTTAGCATTGGCGTAACGGCCAATATCGATGTTCCCAGCCACGAAAAAATGCTTTCGCTCGCCGATGAGAAACTCTACGAGGCCAAAGCCACTGGCAGAAATCGAGTTTGTTACTAA
- the metG gene encoding methionine--tRNA ligase, which produces MSQYKRTLVTTALPYANGPVHLGHLAGVYLPADIYVRFKRLKGEDVIHIGGSDEHGVPITLTADKEGVSPQVVVDRYHNRNSEAFAKCGISFDHYGRTSSPVHHETAQEFFLDIEKKGIFTKKVEKQFYDEESRHFLSDRYVTGTCPVCGNPDANGDQCEKCGTYLSANELINPKSKLTGKTPILKETLHWYFPLGRFQKKLEDFIEGHAKTWRQNVINYSRTWLRQGLGDRAITRDLPWGVKVPLEGEEAKDKVLYVWFDAVLGYISSTKEWAAKQGQPDLWKTYWQSPETRLIHFIGKDNVVFHALMFPAILMAKNENADAQYVLVDNVPASEFMNFEGKKFSKSRNYAVYLHEFLEKFPADTLRYSLAINYPESRDTDFSWKDFQNRTNGELADTLGNFVKRAVDFTNSKFQGEVPAECTIEDWNALGEGWHGGFKKYEEALENFHIREACFTAMDFARFANRYLTESEPWKVIKTEPEKAAKIMAMALNLCETLATVFAPILPETSAKIFDMLGVSEAAQAKVGENLFEKVKAPQLAKGHKLSGKSEILFRKIEDADIQPELDKIAAMLAALEQKEAEKATENFEPIKPTITFDEFEKIDLRVAKVLECERVPKTDKLLRLKVQLGTETRQVLAGLAKYYTPEALLGKNVVMVANLAPRKMRGMESQGMVLAVEDAAGCLQALSPEGDSIVGKPVK; this is translated from the coding sequence ATGTCTCAGTACAAACGAACTTTAGTGACCACCGCGTTGCCTTATGCCAACGGACCCGTGCATCTCGGGCATTTGGCGGGTGTGTATCTTCCAGCGGATATTTATGTGCGCTTCAAGCGGCTCAAGGGCGAGGATGTGATTCACATCGGCGGTTCGGACGAGCACGGCGTACCGATTACCCTAACGGCGGATAAAGAAGGCGTTTCACCGCAAGTTGTGGTCGATAGGTATCATAACCGAAATTCGGAGGCGTTTGCAAAATGCGGCATTTCGTTTGACCATTACGGCAGAACTTCTTCGCCCGTGCATCACGAAACCGCGCAGGAATTTTTCCTTGACATTGAAAAAAAAGGCATTTTCACAAAAAAGGTTGAAAAGCAATTTTACGACGAAGAATCCCGCCACTTCCTTTCCGATAGATATGTGACCGGCACTTGTCCCGTTTGCGGCAACCCCGATGCCAACGGCGACCAATGCGAAAAATGTGGCACGTATTTAAGCGCCAACGAACTCATCAACCCAAAAAGCAAGCTCACCGGCAAAACACCGATTTTGAAAGAGACCTTACATTGGTATTTCCCGTTAGGCCGTTTTCAAAAAAAGCTGGAGGATTTTATCGAAGGCCATGCGAAAACTTGGCGCCAAAATGTGATTAATTATTCGCGCACATGGCTGCGTCAGGGCTTGGGCGACCGCGCCATCACGCGCGATTTGCCATGGGGCGTCAAAGTCCCGCTTGAAGGCGAAGAGGCCAAAGACAAGGTGCTTTATGTCTGGTTTGACGCCGTTCTGGGCTACATTTCTTCCACGAAAGAATGGGCGGCAAAGCAAGGTCAGCCCGATTTGTGGAAAACTTATTGGCAGTCGCCGGAAACCCGCCTGATTCATTTTATCGGCAAGGACAATGTGGTTTTTCACGCGCTCATGTTCCCCGCGATTTTGATGGCCAAAAACGAGAACGCCGACGCGCAATACGTTTTGGTGGATAATGTTCCCGCTTCGGAATTCATGAATTTTGAGGGCAAGAAATTTTCCAAGTCGCGCAACTACGCCGTTTATTTGCACGAGTTTTTGGAAAAATTTCCGGCGGACACCTTGCGTTATAGCCTTGCCATCAATTATCCCGAAAGCCGCGACACGGATTTTAGCTGGAAGGATTTTCAAAATCGCACGAACGGCGAACTGGCCGACACGCTCGGCAACTTCGTGAAACGAGCCGTTGATTTTACGAATTCAAAATTTCAAGGCGAAGTCCCAGCCGAATGCACAATTGAGGATTGGAACGCGCTCGGCGAGGGCTGGCACGGCGGATTTAAGAAATATGAAGAGGCGCTCGAAAACTTCCACATCCGCGAGGCGTGTTTTACCGCAATGGATTTTGCAAGGTTTGCGAACCGCTACCTAACGGAAAGCGAGCCTTGGAAGGTGATTAAAACCGAGCCGGAAAAAGCGGCGAAAATCATGGCGATGGCGCTGAATTTGTGCGAAACGCTCGCCACCGTGTTCGCGCCGATTTTGCCCGAAACTTCCGCAAAGATTTTTGACATGCTCGGCGTTTCCGAAGCCGCGCAAGCCAAAGTCGGGGAAAATCTCTTTGAAAAGGTAAAAGCGCCGCAGCTTGCGAAGGGACATAAGCTTTCTGGCAAATCGGAAATTTTGTTCCGCAAAATCGAGGACGCGGACATTCAGCCGGAACTCGACAAAATCGCAGCGATGCTTGCCGCACTGGAACAAAAAGAAGCCGAAAAAGCGACGGAAAATTTTGAACCCATAAAGCCGACCATTACATTTGATGAATTCGAAAAAATTGACCTGCGCGTGGCCAAAGTCCTTGAATGCGAGCGTGTGCCAAAAACCGATAAGCTTTTGCGCTTGAAGGTGCAGCTCGGCACGGAAACCCGTCAGGTGCTTGCCGGATTAGCAAAATATTACACGCCGGAAGCCTTGCTCGGAAAAAATGTGGTCATGGTGGCGAACTTGGCGCCGCGAAAAATGCGCGGCATGGAATCGCAAGGCATGGTTTTGGCGGTTGAAGATGCCGCCGGTTGCCTGCAGGCACTTTCACCTGAAGGCGATTCGATTGTTGGAAAACCCGTGAAGTAG
- a CDS encoding CRISPR-associated helicase/endonuclease Cas3, giving the protein MEWVCPHIKAKGKPEETTLHEHLLLVCNVAEKIAIYSNMNPQIAKLGAILHDIGKTSTIFQERLTINKKPDTPFRHEIASCFFLSLFDKEIHPALIEMIIAHHKSIENDAKRKGILDLNEDRDNTFLLHSKNWELWKSDALQLLSAFGITVRDISIEEAQASYDAVVAYCEDAVRESGYSEWRGLLMAADHFASALSGKTDDYLVRLFKQPKLDFYQRRHELYPLSLKNASSEKKHTMVVASTGAGKTDFLFRRCKGRVFYTLPFQASINAMYKRVKKDLATDNPDMDIRLLHAASKIALDGKSKEEKIIQGHVGAAVKVLTPHQIAAIAFGTNGYEAMIMDIKGCDVILDEIHTYTEVTRAIVLKIIQVLKHLGCNIHIGTATMPTLLYNRIIDLLGKETVSEIRLEDDELEQFNRHIIHKIDNRESAAEIITQAINEQKKVLVVCNRVKAAQDEYSKLQEMFPETPILLIHSRFTKGDRDEKERLLLGLDDDGNPNGNFNTSNKACIVVSTQVVEVSLDISFDVMVTDAAPLDALIQRFGRVNRIRTKETIGTYKPVYVLPPPENKKEAKPYDLEVINRSYDVLPNGEVLEEKSLQEKIDHVFTEIDFLAIEEHSVFKETGKWRIDKLTHNSKAMLLELLDIDSVSCILEADKETYMLANYEERYKMEIHTRYYVVKDLQQFKDEYGSSPFIIPDKAYNKDLGLIEYLAKPENYNVEYSFL; this is encoded by the coding sequence ATGGAATGGGTTTGCCCTCATATTAAAGCAAAAGGAAAGCCTGAAGAAACCACGTTGCATGAACATTTACTTCTTGTCTGCAATGTGGCGGAAAAGATTGCGATTTATTCAAACATGAATCCCCAAATCGCAAAGCTCGGCGCAATTCTTCACGATATTGGAAAAACAAGTACGATTTTTCAAGAACGTTTAACCATAAATAAAAAACCGGATACCCCGTTTCGCCATGAAATTGCTTCTTGTTTTTTCCTTTCATTATTTGACAAAGAAATTCACCCCGCATTAATTGAAATGATTATTGCGCACCATAAATCTATTGAGAATGATGCCAAAAGAAAAGGTATTCTGGATTTGAATGAAGACCGTGATAATACTTTTTTACTTCATAGCAAAAATTGGGAGCTATGGAAATCCGATGCACTTCAACTTCTTTCAGCTTTCGGCATTACGGTTCGAGACATCAGCATAGAGGAAGCCCAAGCATCCTATGATGCGGTGGTTGCGTATTGCGAAGACGCCGTTCGTGAAAGCGGTTATTCGGAATGGCGCGGTCTATTAATGGCTGCCGATCACTTCGCATCCGCGCTTTCCGGAAAAACGGACGATTACCTTGTGCGGCTATTCAAACAGCCGAAGCTTGATTTCTATCAGCGGCGTCATGAACTTTATCCGCTTTCGTTAAAAAATGCTTCTTCCGAAAAAAAGCATACGATGGTTGTGGCCTCTACCGGCGCAGGCAAAACGGACTTTTTGTTCAGAAGATGCAAGGGGCGCGTGTTTTATACCTTGCCGTTTCAAGCCTCCATCAACGCCATGTATAAGCGGGTGAAAAAAGACCTTGCAACGGACAATCCCGATATGGACATTCGCTTGCTACATGCGGCCTCGAAAATTGCTTTGGACGGCAAATCCAAAGAAGAAAAAATTATTCAAGGCCATGTCGGCGCTGCCGTAAAAGTTCTCACGCCTCATCAAATTGCGGCCATTGCGTTCGGAACGAACGGCTACGAGGCTATGATTATGGACATCAAAGGCTGCGATGTCATTTTGGATGAAATTCACACCTACACGGAGGTGACTCGGGCAATTGTGCTGAAAATCATTCAGGTGCTGAAGCATCTTGGTTGCAATATTCATATCGGGACGGCGACCATGCCGACGCTGCTTTACAACCGCATCATTGATTTGCTCGGCAAAGAAACCGTATCGGAAATCCGGTTGGAAGACGATGAGCTGGAACAATTCAATCGTCATATCATTCACAAAATTGACAATCGAGAGAGCGCGGCAGAGATTATCACGCAAGCAATAAATGAGCAAAAGAAAGTGCTGGTTGTTTGTAATCGGGTCAAAGCGGCGCAAGATGAGTATTCCAAGCTTCAGGAAATGTTCCCCGAAACACCGATTCTCCTCATTCACAGCCGATTTACCAAAGGCGATAGAGACGAAAAAGAGCGCCTGTTGCTCGGACTTGACGACGACGGAAATCCGAACGGGAATTTTAACACGTCTAACAAGGCCTGTATTGTGGTTTCCACACAGGTCGTTGAGGTAAGTTTGGATATTAGCTTTGATGTGATGGTGACGGACGCCGCCCCGTTGGATGCGCTCATTCAACGATTTGGCCGGGTCAATCGCATACGAACGAAAGAGACGATTGGCACATATAAACCCGTTTATGTTTTGCCTCCGCCCGAAAACAAGAAAGAGGCAAAGCCCTACGACTTAGAAGTAATCAATCGAAGTTATGATGTATTGCCAAACGGCGAAGTGTTAGAAGAAAAATCATTACAAGAAAAAATAGATCATGTTTTTACCGAGATTGATTTTTTAGCCATCGAAGAACATTCTGTCTTTAAAGAAACAGGAAAATGGCGCATTGATAAACTAACACATAATAGTAAAGCAATGCTACTTGAATTATTAGACATCGATAGCGTAAGCTGTATTCTTGAGGCCGATAAGGAAACTTATATGCTGGCAAATTATGAAGAGCGTTATAAAATGGAAATTCATACAAGATATTATGTCGTGAAAGACCTTCAACAATTCAAAGATGAATACGGCTCATCTCCTTTTATTATTCCCGATAAAGCATATAACAAAGATTTAGGTCTTATTGAATACTTAGCTAAACCGGAAAACTATAATGTTGAATACTCATTTTTATAA
- the cas6 gene encoding CRISPR-associated endoribonuclease Cas6, whose amino-acid sequence MAGIFHKWVNDAEIHDSLSLYSFSWLRGGGVNNNNLDFPKGGYWFISIYDSETLMKIIKQIQINPNIAYGMTVKEVVIFETPEFSSEQRFMLATPIFIKRTMDKKSIHYLYFDNESDKLMTETLKTKLKKAGINDESLKISFDRSYDKAKVKLISYKGIKNKANLCPVIITGKPETLAFAWNVGIGNSTGIGFGALL is encoded by the coding sequence TTGGCAGGGATTTTTCACAAATGGGTAAATGATGCAGAAATCCATGATAGTCTTTCATTATACTCTTTTTCATGGTTAAGAGGCGGGGGCGTAAATAATAATAATCTTGATTTTCCAAAAGGGGGATATTGGTTCATTAGTATTTATGATTCTGAAACATTAATGAAGATAATTAAACAAATTCAAATAAATCCCAATATTGCTTATGGAATGACAGTAAAAGAAGTTGTTATTTTTGAAACCCCCGAGTTCAGTTCAGAACAAAGATTTATGCTTGCCACTCCAATTTTTATCAAACGAACAATGGATAAAAAATCAATTCATTATCTCTACTTCGATAATGAATCGGACAAACTTATGACGGAAACATTGAAAACAAAGTTAAAAAAAGCTGGCATAAATGATGAATCGTTAAAAATATCATTCGATAGAAGTTATGACAAAGCGAAAGTAAAATTAATTTCATATAAAGGAATCAAGAATAAAGCAAATTTGTGTCCTGTAATTATTACCGGAAAACCGGAAACTCTTGCATTTGCTTGGAATGTCGGTATCGGAAATTCAACGGGAATCGGTTTCGGCGCATTATTATAA